One genomic window of Polyangium aurulentum includes the following:
- a CDS encoding formylglycine-generating enzyme family protein: protein MTAASPRRGRLACGLLFCAGLLASALAPACNGESTSTPAEAGTDAAADAQEAADALAELADAAADAEADAEADALEDAATDALPGTSEGCPDDMVLVAGNYCPSVDQKCLEHHREYEKAKEREKKSSDDDEGGSSTVSERCLRYEEPSVCLSKERQPMRFCMDRYEWPNQQGELPLFLVSWTDARKLCEGKGKRLCRETEFNFACEGEEMRPYTYGYVRDSEACNIDKPYRKRKKTLAKYANCMKRPACKAELARLDQRKPAGSMPRCVSPFGVYDLNGNINEWVERPKQKRPNRSGLKGGWWGPVRGRCRPTVGFHKEEDYGYEEGFRCCKDASPG from the coding sequence ATGACCGCCGCATCTCCTCGACGGGGCCGCCTCGCGTGCGGCCTGCTCTTTTGCGCGGGCCTGCTCGCGTCCGCGCTCGCGCCCGCGTGCAACGGCGAGTCGACCTCGACGCCAGCAGAGGCGGGAACGGACGCGGCAGCGGACGCGCAAGAGGCAGCGGACGCGCTCGCGGAGCTGGCGGACGCAGCCGCGGACGCGGAGGCGGACGCGGAGGCCGATGCGCTCGAGGACGCGGCGACGGACGCGCTCCCCGGGACCTCGGAGGGCTGTCCTGACGACATGGTGCTCGTCGCGGGCAACTACTGCCCCTCGGTGGATCAGAAGTGCCTCGAGCACCACCGCGAGTACGAGAAGGCCAAGGAGCGCGAGAAGAAGAGCTCGGACGACGACGAGGGCGGCTCGAGCACGGTGAGCGAGCGCTGCCTGCGCTACGAGGAGCCCTCGGTTTGCCTCTCCAAGGAGCGCCAGCCGATGCGCTTCTGCATGGATCGCTACGAGTGGCCGAACCAGCAGGGCGAGCTGCCGCTGTTCCTCGTGTCGTGGACCGACGCGAGGAAGCTCTGCGAGGGGAAGGGCAAGCGCCTCTGTCGCGAGACCGAGTTCAACTTCGCGTGCGAGGGCGAGGAGATGCGGCCGTACACCTACGGCTACGTGCGCGACTCCGAGGCGTGCAACATCGACAAGCCCTACCGCAAGCGCAAGAAGACGCTCGCGAAGTACGCGAACTGCATGAAGCGCCCCGCCTGCAAGGCCGAGCTGGCGCGGCTCGATCAGCGCAAGCCTGCCGGCTCGATGCCGCGCTGCGTGTCGCCGTTTGGCGTGTACGACCTGAACGGCAACATCAACGAGTGGGTGGAGCGGCCGAAGCAGAAACGTCCGAACCGGAGCGGATTGAAGGGCGGCTGGTGGGGTCCGGTGCGTGGCCGGTGCAGGCCCACGGTCGGTTTTCACAAGGAAGAGGACTACGGCTACGAGGAGGGCTTCCGCTGCTGCAAGGACGCCTCGCCCGGATGA
- a CDS encoding fatty acid desaturase family protein: MEGVPKEILRAAYERKPIYLLKIPLLYGIWAGLAWVLYATQHHRFAIPIGIAISFAIANLVRGLGAAGHDAVHGNLSKSKTISYLLALLCWSPSGFPVTLYANYHLHHHKITNTYPDVDNVVITDYTKSPALAKALLFCIYTFAYPIYFLNQMLRFYLPRLPLALRLRAHAETIGIFALVGLAAWKMPLQVFIFFFGLPFVFGAILASVTSMIEHFEMPASDDDAFSSRTYGTKSHLLNFFWNNVTYHNEHHKYPGIPFYNLRSFHEAAYPYYDERVKAACHPTVLGPIFMLWGRIVKLDVAAMEERYRELDKQAERERMLAVQGIQPGAA; this comes from the coding sequence ATGGAAGGGGTTCCGAAGGAGATCTTGCGCGCGGCGTACGAGCGCAAGCCGATCTATTTGCTCAAGATTCCGCTGCTCTACGGAATCTGGGCGGGCCTGGCCTGGGTGCTGTACGCGACGCAGCACCACCGCTTCGCGATCCCGATCGGCATCGCGATCTCCTTCGCCATCGCAAACCTGGTCCGGGGCCTCGGGGCTGCGGGGCACGACGCGGTGCACGGGAATCTGTCGAAGTCGAAGACGATCTCGTATCTGCTCGCGCTCCTGTGCTGGTCGCCCTCGGGCTTTCCGGTGACGCTCTACGCGAATTACCACCTGCACCACCACAAGATCACGAACACGTACCCCGACGTCGACAACGTCGTGATCACCGATTACACGAAGAGCCCCGCCCTGGCGAAGGCGCTTCTGTTCTGCATCTACACCTTCGCGTACCCGATTTACTTCCTCAATCAAATGCTGCGGTTCTACCTGCCGCGGCTGCCCCTCGCGCTCAGGCTCCGGGCGCACGCCGAGACGATCGGCATCTTCGCGCTGGTCGGGCTCGCGGCCTGGAAGATGCCCCTGCAGGTCTTCATCTTCTTCTTCGGCCTGCCCTTCGTATTCGGCGCGATCCTGGCGAGCGTCACCTCGATGATCGAGCATTTCGAGATGCCCGCGAGCGACGACGACGCCTTCAGCTCACGCACGTACGGGACGAAGAGCCATCTCCTGAATTTCTTCTGGAACAACGTCACGTACCACAACGAGCACCACAAGTACCCCGGGATCCCGTTCTACAACCTGCGCAGCTTCCACGAGGCGGCGTACCCCTATTACGACGAGCGCGTGAAGGCCGCCTGCCACCCGACGGTGCTCGGCCCGATCTTCATGCTCTGGGGCCGGATCGTGAAGCTCGACGTCGCCGCGATGGAAGAGCGCTATCGCGAGCTCGACAAGCAAGCCGAACGCGAGCGGATGCTCGCGGTGCAGGGAATCCAGCCGGGCGCAGCCTGA
- the fumC gene encoding class II fumarate hydratase, which produces MPTRTETDSFGPIEVDSTRYWGAQTQRSLQFFAIGRERFPRELIGALGLIKKAAAIVNHDLGLLSDDKQRLILTAADEVIRGDLDDHFPLSVWQTGSGTQTNMNANEVIANRAIELSGGRLGTKKPIHPNDDVNLSQSSNDVFPTAIHIAVATEIHGSLLPRLEALRATLAKKAQDFADIVKIGRTHLQDATPLTLGQEISGWVAQLDACRDAIAATLPGLYQLALGGTAVGTGLNAHPEYAERVARVIAAHTGQPFVTAPNKFQALASHDALLFAHGGLRTLAATLTKIANDVRWLASGPRAGIGELRIPENEPGSSIMPGKVNPTQSEALVMVCAQVLGNDAAIAIGGASGNFQLNVMKPLLIQAALQSIRLLSDGMHSFDMHSAAGIEPNRERIDEHVRESLMLVTALAPHVGYDAAAKIARKAHAEGTTLREAAVALGTLTAERFDELVRPEAMIGPSNP; this is translated from the coding sequence ATGCCCACGCGCACCGAGACCGACAGCTTCGGCCCCATCGAGGTGGATTCGACCCGTTACTGGGGCGCGCAGACCCAGCGCAGCCTTCAGTTCTTCGCGATTGGCCGCGAGCGCTTCCCGCGCGAGCTCATCGGCGCCCTCGGGCTCATCAAGAAGGCCGCCGCGATCGTCAACCACGACCTCGGCCTGCTCTCCGACGACAAGCAGCGCTTGATCCTCACCGCCGCCGACGAGGTCATCCGCGGCGATCTCGACGATCACTTCCCGCTCTCGGTCTGGCAGACGGGCAGCGGCACGCAGACGAACATGAACGCGAACGAGGTGATCGCGAACCGCGCCATCGAGCTCTCGGGCGGCAGGCTGGGCACGAAGAAGCCCATCCACCCGAACGACGACGTGAACCTCTCGCAGAGCTCGAACGACGTCTTCCCCACGGCCATCCACATCGCCGTGGCCACCGAGATCCACGGCTCGCTCCTGCCGCGCCTGGAGGCGCTGCGCGCGACGCTCGCGAAGAAGGCGCAGGACTTCGCCGACATCGTCAAGATCGGGCGCACGCACCTGCAAGACGCCACGCCGCTCACGCTGGGGCAGGAGATCTCGGGCTGGGTCGCGCAGCTCGACGCTTGCCGCGACGCCATCGCAGCCACCTTGCCCGGCCTCTACCAGCTCGCGCTCGGCGGCACTGCGGTCGGCACCGGGCTCAACGCGCACCCCGAGTACGCCGAGCGCGTGGCCCGGGTGATCGCCGCGCACACGGGGCAGCCGTTCGTCACGGCGCCGAACAAGTTCCAGGCCCTCGCCTCGCACGACGCGCTCCTGTTCGCGCATGGCGGGCTGCGCACGCTCGCGGCCACGTTGACGAAGATCGCGAACGACGTCCGCTGGCTCGCGAGCGGCCCGCGCGCAGGGATCGGCGAGCTGCGCATCCCCGAGAACGAGCCGGGCAGCTCGATCATGCCGGGCAAGGTGAACCCGACGCAGAGCGAGGCGCTCGTGATGGTGTGCGCGCAGGTGCTCGGAAACGACGCGGCGATCGCCATCGGCGGCGCGAGCGGCAACTTCCAGCTCAACGTGATGAAGCCGCTGCTCATCCAGGCGGCCCTGCAGTCGATCCGCCTGCTCAGCGACGGCATGCACTCGTTCGACATGCACAGCGCGGCGGGCATCGAGCCGAACCGCGAGCGCATCGACGAGCACGTGCGCGAGAGCCTGATGCTGGTGACGGCGCTCGCGCCGCACGTCGGCTACGACGCGGCCGCGAAGATCGCGCGCAAGGCCCACGCCGAGGGGACCACCCTGCGCGAGGCCGCCGTCGCGCTCGGCACGCTCACGGCCGAACGCTTCGACGAGCTCGTGCGACCCGAGGCGATGATCGGCCCCAGCAATCCCTGA
- a CDS encoding ROK family protein: MRTLIIDIGGTGIKGIVFDAGGSPVTERVRILTPRPATPVAVLAVVDEIVRQIGEFDRVSVGFPGVVVEGVTRTAPNLDPSWADFPLAEVIAKRTGRPARVLNDAGLQGFGLIEGRGTEIVITLGTGMGFGLYIDSRYVPNIELAHHPFRKRKTYEERVGDSVRKRIGTRRWNENVREVIAQIAPIFNYRRLYLGGGNAARVERDKLPDGVIVADNVTGLRGGVRLWNAT; the protein is encoded by the coding sequence ATGCGCACGTTGATCATCGACATCGGCGGGACGGGCATCAAAGGGATCGTCTTCGACGCGGGGGGCTCGCCGGTCACCGAGCGCGTCCGCATCCTCACGCCGAGGCCCGCGACGCCCGTGGCCGTGCTCGCCGTGGTGGACGAGATCGTCCGCCAGATCGGCGAGTTCGACCGCGTCTCCGTCGGCTTTCCGGGCGTCGTGGTCGAGGGCGTGACGCGCACCGCGCCGAACCTCGACCCGAGCTGGGCCGACTTCCCGCTCGCCGAGGTGATCGCCAAGCGCACGGGGCGTCCGGCGCGCGTGCTCAACGACGCGGGCCTGCAGGGCTTCGGGCTGATCGAGGGGCGCGGGACCGAGATCGTGATCACGCTCGGCACAGGCATGGGCTTCGGGCTGTACATCGACAGCCGCTACGTGCCCAACATCGAGCTTGCGCATCATCCTTTCCGCAAGCGCAAGACCTACGAGGAGAGGGTCGGCGACAGCGTCCGCAAGAGGATCGGCACCCGGCGCTGGAACGAGAACGTGCGCGAGGTGATCGCGCAGATTGCGCCGATCTTCAACTACCGGCGGCTCTACCTGGGCGGCGGCAACGCGGCCAGGGTCGAGCGGGACAAGCTCCCCGACGGCGTGATCGTCGCCGACAACGTGACCGGCCTGCGCGGCGGCGTGCGGCTCTGGAACGCCACCTAG
- the pip gene encoding prolyl aminopeptidase, with translation MSDPLTRRTLYPEVEAHRTGRLRVSDVHELYFEESGNPKGKPVVFVHGGPGGGTDPKQRRFFDPAHYRIVLFDQRGCGKSTPHASLEDNTTWHLVADMETLREHLGIDRWQVFGGSWGSTLALAYAEKHPDRVTELVLRGIFLLRKWEIDWFYQEGTSAIFPDAWEQYLAAIPPEEHGDLLSAYHRRLTSPDVAVQTAAAKAWSIWEGSTSFLLQNPDYIDRCGGEKFSLAFARIECHYFVNKGFFEHDDQLLRDVGKIRHIPTVIVQGRYDVVCPMKSAWDLHRAFPEADFRVAPDAGHSAFEPGILHELISATDRLR, from the coding sequence ATGTCCGATCCCCTCACGCGAAGGACGCTGTACCCCGAGGTCGAGGCTCACCGCACGGGGCGCCTGCGGGTCTCCGACGTGCACGAGCTGTACTTCGAGGAGTCCGGCAACCCGAAGGGCAAGCCCGTCGTCTTCGTTCACGGCGGCCCCGGCGGCGGCACCGACCCGAAGCAGCGCCGCTTCTTCGACCCGGCGCATTACCGCATCGTGCTCTTCGACCAGCGCGGCTGCGGCAAGAGCACCCCGCACGCCTCGCTCGAGGACAACACCACCTGGCACCTCGTCGCCGACATGGAGACCTTGCGCGAGCACCTGGGGATCGATCGCTGGCAGGTCTTCGGCGGCTCGTGGGGCTCGACCCTCGCGCTCGCCTACGCCGAGAAGCACCCCGACCGCGTGACCGAGCTGGTGCTTCGGGGCATCTTCCTCCTGCGCAAGTGGGAGATCGACTGGTTTTACCAGGAGGGCACGAGCGCGATCTTCCCCGACGCGTGGGAGCAGTACCTCGCCGCCATCCCGCCCGAGGAGCACGGCGATCTCCTGAGCGCGTACCACCGCAGGCTCACGAGCCCCGACGTCGCCGTGCAGACCGCCGCGGCGAAGGCGTGGAGCATCTGGGAGGGCAGCACGAGCTTTCTCCTTCAGAACCCGGATTACATCGACCGCTGCGGGGGCGAGAAGTTCAGCCTCGCGTTCGCGCGCATCGAATGCCATTACTTCGTGAACAAGGGCTTCTTCGAGCACGACGACCAGCTCTTGCGCGACGTGGGCAAGATCCGGCACATCCCCACCGTCATCGTGCAGGGGCGCTACGACGTCGTCTGCCCGATGAAGAGCGCCTGGGACCTCCACCGCGCGTTCCCCGAGGCCGATTTCCGCGTCGCGCCGGACGCAGGGCACTCGGCGTTCGAGCCCGGCATCCTGCACGAGCTCATCTCGGCGACGGACAGGCTGCGGTGA
- a CDS encoding protein phosphatase 2C domain-containing protein, with product MKVETLLEPRSGGECEDALVVSRHVYGVFDGVTAAPSPNGGGRTGGALAADIASSVFGERTNAPLAELVEEANRRIAQAMEQHGLDPSKQEPRWGTTAAVVRLGRDAFEWALVGDSVIIVVYADGSATPVRERADGRQGILDGQPAALGHLCSGRSALAGVRHILLATDGLLVPESHGAASVDHDLVVQRFLDGGLPAARLDTKDDVAAIAISFPPPAQPPKRLWSPRLLRRAVGGKRSSGVPSRRRRGPRSS from the coding sequence GTGAAGGTCGAGACGCTGCTCGAGCCCCGCTCCGGTGGCGAGTGCGAGGACGCGCTGGTCGTCTCGCGCCACGTCTACGGGGTCTTCGATGGCGTCACCGCGGCGCCCTCCCCGAACGGCGGGGGCCGCACGGGCGGGGCGCTCGCGGCCGATATCGCGAGCAGCGTCTTCGGCGAGAGGACGAATGCGCCGCTCGCCGAGCTCGTCGAGGAGGCGAACCGCCGCATCGCCCAGGCCATGGAGCAGCACGGCCTCGACCCGAGCAAGCAAGAGCCGCGCTGGGGCACGACGGCCGCCGTCGTGCGCCTCGGGCGCGACGCCTTCGAATGGGCGCTCGTCGGCGATAGCGTGATCATCGTCGTCTACGCCGACGGCTCGGCGACCCCCGTGCGCGAGCGGGCGGACGGGCGGCAGGGCATTCTCGACGGGCAGCCCGCGGCCCTCGGGCACCTCTGCAGCGGCCGATCGGCGCTCGCGGGCGTGCGCCACATCCTGCTCGCCACCGACGGGCTCCTCGTGCCCGAGAGCCATGGGGCGGCGTCCGTGGACCACGACCTCGTGGTGCAGCGATTCCTCGATGGTGGTCTGCCCGCCGCGCGCCTCGACACGAAGGACGACGTCGCCGCCATTGCCATATCTTTCCCGCCTCCCGCGCAGCCCCCGAAGCGGCTGTGGAGTCCCAGGCTCCTGCGGCGCGCGGTGGGCGGAAAACGATCGTCGGGCGTGCCGTCGAGGCGCAGGCGCGGCCCCCGTTCGTCCTGA
- a CDS encoding class I SAM-dependent methyltransferase, whose amino-acid sequence MPEADRTKWDARYRAEGGASEPSRFLASLDAVLPRAGRALDVGGGAGRNAIWLARRGLSVTLADISPVGLALAQARAREAGVEIVTLAIDLAREPLPAGPWDVIVQFHYLERPLFAQYANALAPGGLLVVEHPTRTNLSRHEKPGAAFLLDDGELPGLCAGLSIETYEEGWNEAGRHEARLIARRP is encoded by the coding sequence ATGCCGGAGGCCGATCGTACGAAATGGGACGCGCGTTATCGCGCCGAGGGCGGAGCGAGCGAGCCGTCGAGGTTTCTCGCGTCGCTCGACGCGGTCCTGCCGCGCGCGGGGCGGGCGCTGGACGTCGGGGGCGGCGCGGGGCGCAATGCGATATGGCTCGCCCGGCGAGGTCTGTCGGTGACGCTCGCCGACATCTCGCCCGTGGGGCTCGCGCTCGCACAGGCGCGGGCGAGGGAGGCGGGGGTCGAGATCGTGACGCTCGCAATCGATCTCGCGCGGGAGCCCCTGCCCGCGGGGCCGTGGGACGTCATCGTGCAGTTTCATTACCTCGAGCGCCCCCTCTTCGCGCAATACGCCAATGCGCTCGCGCCCGGCGGCCTGCTCGTGGTGGAGCACCCGACGCGCACGAATCTTTCGCGCCATGAAAAACCCGGCGCGGCCTTTCTGCTCGACGACGGCGAGCTTCCGGGGCTCTGCGCGGGGCTGTCGATCGAGACGTACGAGGAAGGCTGGAACGAGGCGGGGCGGCACGAGGCGCGATTGATTGCGCGGAGGCCCTGA
- a CDS encoding DUF4360 domain-containing protein — MLRKMFLVATAAMAGASVFGFSGNASAHTFDADVDNYAIPDGVSITGLTYGGTGCKDGAVAVDLSPDYQALTIIFDKYVAQVGQGLDGADKRKFCHLVVQLDYPAGFSYALMKLDYSGYASLDYGVKAEQKSTYFFQGFRKDDRFTFKTKLLGEFDGDYHVKDELETVSWSPCGKKRGLNVVTSVQVDNGRHKDAVGMITIDSIDASVKETYSLGWRKCE, encoded by the coding sequence ATGTTGCGTAAGATGTTCCTCGTCGCGACGGCGGCGATGGCGGGAGCTTCGGTCTTCGGCTTCAGCGGGAATGCTTCGGCGCATACCTTCGATGCGGACGTCGACAATTACGCCATACCCGACGGCGTGTCGATCACGGGCCTCACGTATGGCGGCACGGGCTGCAAGGACGGCGCGGTGGCGGTGGACCTGTCGCCGGATTACCAGGCGCTCACCATCATCTTCGACAAGTACGTGGCCCAGGTGGGGCAGGGGCTCGACGGCGCCGACAAGCGCAAGTTCTGCCACCTCGTCGTGCAGCTCGATTACCCGGCCGGCTTCTCGTACGCGCTCATGAAGCTCGACTACTCGGGGTACGCGAGCCTCGACTACGGCGTGAAGGCGGAGCAGAAGTCCACGTACTTCTTCCAGGGGTTCCGCAAGGATGACAGGTTCACCTTCAAGACGAAGCTCCTCGGCGAGTTCGATGGTGATTACCACGTCAAGGACGAGCTCGAGACCGTGTCATGGTCGCCCTGCGGCAAGAAGCGCGGGCTCAACGTCGTGACGTCGGTGCAGGTCGACAACGGCCGCCACAAGGACGCCGTCGGCATGATCACGATCGACAGCATCGACGCGTCCGTGAAGGAGACGTACAGCCTGGGCTGGCGCAAGTGCGAATGA
- the sucD gene encoding succinate--CoA ligase subunit alpha, with the protein MSILVNKDTRVVFQGITGESGSLHARACLQYGTKVVAGVTPGRGGQKFEDKVPIFDTVEEAVRKEGADTACIFVPPVGAADAIAEAADAGCRLIVAITEGIPVLDMVKVRRYLEGKPTRLIGPNCPGIITPGECKIGIMPGHIHKPGNIGVLSKSGTLTYEAVGQLSALGIGQSTCVGIGGDPVAGLDFIDVLELFNADPDTHGVIMIGEIGGGAEQRAAAWIKANMKKPVAALIAGRAAPPGKRMGHAGAIISGGKGTAAEKIEALEAAGVKVAPTPADMAKTLASLL; encoded by the coding sequence ATGAGCATCCTCGTCAACAAGGATACGCGGGTCGTCTTCCAGGGCATCACGGGCGAGAGCGGCTCGCTGCACGCCCGCGCCTGCCTTCAATATGGCACCAAGGTCGTCGCCGGCGTGACGCCCGGCCGCGGCGGCCAGAAGTTCGAGGACAAGGTCCCGATCTTCGACACCGTCGAGGAGGCCGTGCGCAAGGAAGGCGCGGATACGGCCTGCATCTTCGTCCCGCCCGTGGGCGCGGCCGACGCGATTGCCGAGGCGGCCGACGCGGGCTGCCGGCTGATCGTGGCGATCACCGAGGGCATTCCGGTGCTCGACATGGTCAAGGTTCGCCGCTATCTCGAGGGCAAGCCGACGCGCCTCATCGGGCCGAATTGCCCCGGGATCATCACGCCGGGCGAGTGCAAGATCGGCATCATGCCGGGCCATATCCACAAGCCCGGCAACATCGGCGTGCTCTCGAAGTCGGGCACGCTCACCTACGAGGCCGTCGGGCAGCTCAGCGCGCTCGGCATCGGGCAGTCGACGTGCGTCGGAATCGGCGGCGACCCGGTCGCGGGGCTCGATTTCATCGACGTCCTCGAGCTGTTCAACGCCGACCCGGACACGCACGGCGTCATCATGATCGGCGAGATCGGCGGCGGCGCGGAGCAGCGCGCGGCGGCGTGGATCAAGGCCAACATGAAGAAGCCCGTGGCGGCGCTCATCGCGGGCCGCGCGGCGCCTCCTGGGAAGCGAATGGGCCACGCGGGCGCCATCATCTCGGGCGGCAAGGGCACCGCGGCCGAGAAAATCGAGGCGCTCGAGGCGGCTGGCGTGAAGGTCGCGCCGACGCCCGCCGATATGGCGAAGACCCTCGCCAGCCTGCTCTGA
- the sucC gene encoding ADP-forming succinate--CoA ligase subunit beta produces the protein MKIHEYQAKQIFARYGIPVPKGEPAFSVEEAEAAAKRLIEATGIPVVVVKAQIHAGGRGKGGGVKVAKGGATEARELAEKILGMQLVTVQTGPEGQKVRRLYVEQGLDIDREIYLALTLDRDRRRIAVMASREGGMDIEKVAHDTPEKIHTLHIDPVLGLAGYQARKLAFALGLGAKEQMRQFTKMLDGLYRCFVQEDCNLLEINPLIVTKKGELVALDGKITFDDNAEVRHPEWADLRDADEEDPVELEAKRVGISYVSLDGDIGCLVNGAGLAMATMDIILHYGGRPANFLDVGGGASQEQVKKAFQMILRSDKVKGIFVNIFGGIMRCDIVANGVVAATKELGLKVPLVVRLEGTNVEAGRKILDESGLTIQSASSMGDGAEKIVAAVKQSASV, from the coding sequence ATGAAAATCCACGAGTATCAAGCCAAGCAAATCTTCGCCCGCTACGGGATCCCCGTGCCGAAGGGTGAGCCTGCCTTCTCTGTGGAGGAGGCCGAGGCCGCGGCCAAGCGCCTCATCGAGGCGACGGGCATCCCTGTCGTCGTGGTGAAGGCGCAGATTCACGCCGGCGGCCGAGGTAAAGGCGGCGGCGTCAAGGTGGCGAAGGGTGGCGCCACGGAAGCGCGCGAGCTGGCCGAGAAAATCCTCGGCATGCAGCTCGTCACGGTGCAAACCGGGCCCGAGGGCCAGAAGGTCCGGCGCCTGTACGTCGAGCAGGGCCTCGACATCGATCGCGAGATCTACCTCGCGCTCACGCTCGATCGCGACCGGCGCCGCATCGCGGTGATGGCCTCGCGCGAGGGCGGCATGGACATCGAGAAGGTCGCGCACGACACGCCCGAGAAGATCCACACGCTGCACATCGACCCGGTGCTCGGCCTCGCCGGCTACCAGGCGCGCAAGCTCGCGTTCGCGCTCGGGCTCGGCGCAAAGGAGCAGATGCGGCAGTTCACGAAGATGCTCGACGGCCTCTACCGCTGCTTCGTGCAAGAGGACTGCAACCTGCTCGAGATCAACCCGCTCATCGTCACGAAGAAGGGCGAGCTCGTCGCGCTCGACGGCAAGATCACCTTCGACGACAACGCCGAGGTTCGCCACCCCGAGTGGGCCGATCTGCGCGACGCGGACGAGGAAGATCCGGTCGAGCTCGAGGCCAAGCGCGTGGGCATCTCGTACGTGTCGCTCGACGGCGACATCGGCTGCCTCGTGAACGGCGCGGGCCTGGCGATGGCGACGATGGACATCATCCTGCACTACGGCGGCAGGCCTGCGAACTTCCTCGACGTGGGCGGCGGCGCCTCGCAGGAGCAGGTGAAGAAGGCGTTCCAGATGATCCTTCGCAGCGACAAGGTGAAGGGCATCTTCGTGAACATCTTCGGCGGCATCATGCGCTGCGACATCGTGGCGAACGGCGTCGTCGCGGCCACGAAGGAGCTGGGGCTCAAGGTGCCGCTGGTCGTGCGGCTCGAGGGCACGAACGTCGAGGCGGGCCGCAAGATCCTGGACGAGAGCGGCCTGACCATCCAGAGCGCCTCGTCGATGGGCGACGGCGCGGAGAAGATCGTCGCGGCCGTGAAGCAGAGCGCTTCGGTTTGA
- a CDS encoding formylglycine-generating enzyme family protein, with protein sequence MVLLTASGCGGQTELSSAPEGPVPKPAAPAPPPSATPGDASSEPLASEPQKTDNAETSSPCPDDMAFVDTSYCPNVELECVDQEFNKANKIVICNKFKPGPQKCKTKPRRQRFCIDRYEYPNKAGGHPPVMVDWYDALAMCKSKGKRLCWESEWVSACEGPDKLPFPYGYKRDPKACNIDNPWYTPDLDKIYSTDPKTQDAELFRLDQSVSSGEMSRCVSGFGVHDLTGNVDEWVNAEKTYEKSGWAGLKGGAWGHVRNACRPMTVSHPPEFTYYFISFRCCADAAPDPAAEQDPKLWTPPKQPEHRKPGAFGKGWTPKSRGPHQPSPPKQQ encoded by the coding sequence GTGGTGTTGCTCACGGCGTCTGGCTGTGGAGGGCAAACCGAGCTGTCGAGTGCGCCCGAGGGGCCCGTCCCCAAGCCCGCCGCGCCCGCGCCGCCGCCGAGCGCGACGCCTGGCGACGCATCGAGCGAGCCCCTCGCGAGCGAGCCACAGAAGACCGACAACGCGGAGACCTCGTCGCCTTGCCCGGACGACATGGCGTTCGTCGATACATCGTATTGCCCCAACGTCGAGCTCGAGTGCGTCGATCAAGAGTTCAACAAGGCCAACAAGATCGTCATCTGCAACAAGTTCAAGCCCGGGCCGCAGAAGTGCAAGACGAAGCCGCGGCGGCAGCGTTTCTGCATCGATCGCTACGAGTACCCGAACAAAGCGGGCGGCCATCCCCCCGTGATGGTCGACTGGTACGACGCCCTCGCGATGTGCAAGTCCAAAGGCAAGCGCCTCTGCTGGGAGAGCGAGTGGGTGAGCGCCTGCGAAGGCCCGGATAAACTTCCGTTCCCTTACGGTTACAAACGCGACCCGAAGGCGTGCAACATCGACAATCCCTGGTACACCCCGGACCTCGACAAGATCTATTCGACCGATCCGAAGACCCAGGACGCGGAGCTGTTCCGCCTCGACCAGAGCGTCTCGAGCGGCGAGATGTCACGGTGCGTGAGCGGATTCGGCGTCCATGACCTCACCGGCAACGTCGACGAGTGGGTGAACGCCGAGAAGACGTACGAGAAATCGGGGTGGGCGGGCCTCAAAGGCGGCGCCTGGGGGCACGTGCGCAACGCCTGCCGGCCCATGACCGTGAGCCATCCGCCCGAGTTCACTTATTACTTCATCTCGTTCCGCTGCTGCGCCGACGCCGCGCCCGATCCGGCCGCCGAGCAGGACCCCAAGCTCTGGACACCCCCGAAGCAGCCCGAGCACCGCAAGCCCGGCGCCTTCGGGAAAGGCTGGACCCCGAAGTCACGAGGCCCGCACCAGCCTTCTCCCCCCAAACAGCAATAG